The Arabidopsis thaliana chromosome 5, partial sequence genomic interval tcttttttgatcaAAGTTTCTAATTATCATTAATAAGAAAGATATTACAAAACAGAAAGCAGAGCGTTCTTCGCCAAAAAATCCGCTTGGCGATTAAGAGCCCTAAGAATGAAATTAAAGGTGCAGACAGTAAAATTAGAAGATAGAAGCAGGATATCGTGTAGAATCTCATGAAGTTCCTTCTGGTGGATCTTCAAATTGAGAGTTTGGACTGAATTCATCGAATCTGAAGtgaagaagaggttttgaaGTGCCGATTCCACCGCAACTCTAACAGCGGCGAGAGTTGCCATTGCTTCGGCTAACAAAGGTGAGCCGACAAAGGAGGTGGAGCCTGAGCCTTCCAAGAGGGTGGTGCCGTGTGGGTCTTTGAGAACCCAGCCAAATCCAGGATTACCATTTTCCTTCCATGAATTTCGATTTATTTAACATCATATTTTCACCTTCTAAACACTAGAAATCATCTTCTCTCCATTTGTCCTAATAAttcaacataaaattttaattttaacgtgttcaatagttttttaaaataaaattcaatacTCTATctcattattttctttcattgaaaaataaaaatatattagtttatcTTAAACAATTGATGTCAAATAattatgaagaaataaaaaatcttataaatccAAACCTCCAATAAAAGAATTACACGTTTCACTATCCAAATAAATTAATCCAGTAGATAATTTCTTGCTCATTTCAAGTGTGTTGCGGCCGGGTGCGTGCATACTCGCACACAACCTCCTCCTTTCGACGACCACTCATGGTACTAGTGGTCTCCAATTTtgccattttgtttttttcacaccctcattatatatatattaaaatgctCATTGCTCGTAGTTTAAAGCCCACATAAATTCTCTAGTAATCAATTGGAAGGATGATAAAGAAATAGTTTGAGTATAAGGAAGATGTTTAATTGAATTTAAGTTTGGTTTGGAATAAGAGCTTCGGAGAAATGTACATAAGTTTTCTCAAAGAAGTAAAGATCTTACATAACGATGACATGTAAACATTTGAGCTTCAAATACAATGATCATTATATTGTTTTGCAGATTGGCGATTGCATTGaattagaaaccaaaaaaaaatatatatatatatatatgttctttacTTCATTTGTATGGTCCACTTTTAGATCCTTTACTTCATCGTGCTCTCTACTTTTGGAATTTCCTTTGCTTTTCTCCTCTTCATCTACTACATagaatcaaaaatgaaaacatcttttttttactcaatATTTACTCGTACTGACCTTGTCTTTTAATCTCTTTGTATTACTAAGTTTATGCTTcatgtgacaaaaaaaaaacaaagatataatAGACTGCCTATTTCTGTATATTTTCAGGTGATCATATTCTTATTTCAGgtgaaagagaaggagaaacacaATTTTCAACCACAAAAAATACTTATCCGTAATTCTTATATTcgacaaaatatttgttacacTACCACTAATCTGATAATCATATAttacagtttttgttttttgggtatgaatcatatattattgtttttaggTTAATGTTACGACATCTAAAACCTAAAAAGCATATTGGATATATACTAATGGATCATTTGTCTAgttcaatattttctcaaaaaaatatgatttgtgtGAATCTTGGTGGATTTTAACATATGTAACTAAGCAAAATTTTGCAGCAATTTAGTGAGATAATtagaaaacactaaaacttTGAATTGATATCTCGCTTCACATTCAAAtgtgaaaacatatattttttactatttaaaacattaatcGAATTTACACGTTTTCAactgaaaaataatttcattcTATGCTATAAATTAAACTTGTCGAAAATATAGCTAGGTACAACGAAACATCACAAATatacataaagaaaaaatcccagaaaaaaacattttgaaagtttttaatGTGATTTTCCCTATACTAAATTAATTTAGCATTTAATGATTGTTTTGTAGGAATTTTATCTAGCTAAAATGTTCTTACCTAGTAGTTAGAAAAGCATACTAGCTGGATCACttttgaaaatgtaatttttttggtaagcgTTATGAATGGTAGAAATTAGTTGAGTTATGTTTtcgaaacataaatattaatttgtaagGGTGATTCAACTAAATTAGTTTATTAGTTACATTGATTAATATGTGTGAATATAATGAACCATAACTATGAAAACATCCCAGCgaataaaaatgagaaaatttgATCCCAAATTACAAGTAGGTGAGGGCAAGTTTACCCTGACTAAGTTACGTACCGTGATTATAATTCTCTCATGTGGCaagatatttatttggttaagTCGTTctaacaaagaagagaaagccaAATTAATTAGTTGGAGGACAAAACATGACCTTGCTAAAACGAAAGGTATATGACCCACACACAATAACATATTCATAGAGATATGTCGTATCTTACCATAGTTCTCCTATAAAAGTAGACAAAGCTGCCATTACgaaaccaatcaaaaccaaCGCGAAAACCTGCGTTTTATTCTTCTTGTAATTGGTCTCAAGGTACATAACACAATGGAAATGACATCTGGATCGTTAGGCAATGGGATCCCAGAAGCGATGGGACAAAACCGCGGGAATATTAAACGTTGCCTCGAGAAGTATATTGAGAATGGCAGAAGGGTGATGAAATTGAACGAGTTGATGGATGAAATGGAAATTGTTATCAATGATGTAACACAACGAAGGCGAGTCATGGAAGGCGATCTTGGCAAGATCTTGTGCTTCACTCAGGTCATACCAtactcttttgatttttcaatcttctttttgGTAGGAAGTCATATGATCGACTCAATCATTTCAAGaagttttcttcatttataAAAGGTCTTAAATGGAAATTATAGTATTggaaaatgtttattttatattatttatattattttacaaataattatttacttaaaaaaacaaattaaattttaaacaaaatttatcaaaattatagtATTGGAAAAAACGATATCTCATGAATAACAgtaccattttcatttctttggtacggtaaataacatttttttcttgatcaataaaaagaaaaccagTAACTCATGATGAATAAtaattatactaaaatgtACAAGGTTAGAAATTATtgaaaaccataaaattaaagtattatagaCAATTGTATACCAAAACtcaaactaattttgtttaatggtTATTCTAGAGGGAAAACTATTTCGTTCTCTTCATTTGTGTATTCACTATATAGAGATAtgcataagaaaaagaaaatggtgaGCTAAATTTTAGCATTATAAATGTGAATTAATCTGTAGGAGGCAGTGGTAATTCCTCCGAACGTAGCGTTCGCAGTAAGAGGAACCCCGGGAAATTGGCAATACGTGAAAGTTAACTCTTCCAATCTCTCGGTAGAAGCTCTATCGAGCACGCAATATCTCAAACTTAAAGAGTTTCTCTTCGACGAGAATTGGTctctcctctttttctttaccaaaatatattttccttttcttgatcTCATCATGATATCTAACTAGAAGTTTGTAAACAGGGCAAACGATGAAAATGCATTGGAGGTTGATTTTGGAGCGCTGGATTTCACTCTTCCTTGGCTTTCGTTGTCATCTTCAATAGGAAACGGCCTGAGTTTTGTGTCCTCGAAGCTCGGAGGGCGTTTAAACGATAACCCGCAATCTCTCGTGGACTACTTGTTGTCACTTGAGCATCAAGGAGAGGTTAGTTTTGTCCCCATCGTATCCatttcttcattgttttttgtttccttgtgtAAATGACGTTTTCGTATTTGTGTTTTCGTATgaaaagaattaagaaaataaaaccttaGATTTCTGTTGACATTAATATAGATAGATATCTAATGtaccaaaaattcaaaattttcatttaaaatactcctatttagaaaatattataaagatgTGAAGTAGTACTACATATACGACCCTAGTAATGGGAACATTTCATAAACTTTAGGATTGTTAGTTTTGGAATACCAAATGTATTATGTAgcatttcttaaaataatttcccaaacatttattttccttttataataatagtatttgcttaaatttaaatttgtaaaacaatttaagttTGTAAGACATTGTAGCCTAAATCAGTTCTATCTCAAtgttgttatataattttcagAAGCTTATGATGAATGAGACTCTTAACACGGCTAGAAAGCTTGAGATGAGTTTGATTTTGGCAGATGTTTTCCTATCGGAGCTGCCTAAGGACACACCTTTCCAAGCCTTTGAACTCAGGTTAAACCTTTAATAATTTACATTGCTATATCGTATAGTGATATTACCACAATATGTTTTGTTGCAGTAACTCAGCAAGTCGTGAGATTGCAACAAAATTGAGACACGTTTGGCCTTGTTGCATTTTGAACGTTGCAAATTCATATTTGTTGCTAGTCGCTGGGTTTGTTAAGCGGTTTAATTTTGAGTTCAAACCGAAAACAGGTTTAAGGAATGTGGTTTTGAGAAAGGATGGGGAGAAAGCGCAGGGAGAGTAAAGGAGACAATGAGAATCTTGTCGGAGATTCTTCAAGCCCCTGATCCTCAAAACATTGATCGATTCTTCGCAAGGGTTCCTAGAATCTTTAACGTTGTCATCTTCTCGGTTCACGGCTACTTTGGTCAAACCGATGTTCTAGGTTTGCCTGATACTGGCGGTCAAGTCGTTTACATTCTTGACCAAGTTAAAGCCCTTGAAGATGAATTGCTTCAAAGAATTAACTCTCAAGGCCTTAATTTCAAACCTCAGATTCTTGTTGTAagttatctttctttctatttaaACTGAGTCTTGAATTCTTGATcatgaatatttttcaaattttgtagtACTTTTCAAACTAGAACTTGTTACATGGTATTTTGTAATATCATCTTTGTTTCCTTGGCTAATACGATATTGATGTTGCACATTTTATTTAGGTAACACGATTAATCCCAGACGctaaaaaaactaaatgcaACCAAGAGTTGGAACCTATTTTCGGAACGAAATATTCGAATATTCTTCGAATTCCATTTGTAACAGAAAATGGGATTTTACGTCGTTGGGTTTCCCGCTTTGATATCTACCCATACCTAGAAAGATTCACTAAggtaaaatcatatataagaatggtagatttttttttccaacaattatattttctatgttttattcTCAAGATATTTCATTatgaaactataaaatattatgagTAGGATGCAACAACAAAGATATTGGATATTTTGGAAGGAAAACCTGACCTAATAATCGGGAACTATACGGATGGAAACTTGGTGGCATCACTCATGGCTAATAAGCTTGGAATTACTCAGGTTCTTTACCTTTTTACTTTGGTAAATTTAGACCAATAAATTACTCATTCTTATGTCGaaacaaatttattgaaatgaaagaaaaaaaatctaggcAACTATTGCACATGCCTTGGAGAAGACTAAATATGAAGATTCAGATATCAAGTGGAAAGAGTTTGATCCTaaatatcatttctcatctcAATTTACGGCAGACTTAATCTCTATGAACTCTGCCGATTTCATCATAGCTAGCACTTATCAAGAAATTGCTGGAAGGTATTTTAACTAATTTCATTTAGACAATATAATGCATTTGTTCCATTTGATCAAAACCAGCCTGGTTTGACACTATCctgttttttttcaatcttgttAGCAAAGAGAGGGCTGGACAATACGAGAGCCACATGAGCTTCACAGTCCCGGGGCTATACAGAGTTGTCTCCGGCATTAATGTCTTCGATCCGAGGTTCAACATCGCAGCTCCTGGCGCGGATGACTCTATCTATTTCCCTTTTACCGCACAAGACCGGAGATTCACCAAGTTCTACACTTCCATTGATGAACTCTTGTATAGCCAAAGTGAGAATGACGAACACATGTACGTCTCTATTCCCTATTTTACTTTTCCACAATACTACACGGTCTCAAGAAGCGTTATAGATTGTTATAGAATATGAAACTaactattaatattatttgtaagTAAATGTTATAGAATGTTATCTATGTGTATTAAAAAATACTAACCgatatttttcttgtgaacAAAAGCGGTTATTTAGTGGACAAGAAGAAACCGATCATTTTCTCAATGGCAAGGCTTGATGTTGTCAAAAACCTAACCGGATTAACTGAGTGGTATGCCAAGAACAAGAGGCTACGAGACTTGGTGAACCTCGTGATCGTAGGAGGATTCTTCGACGCTTCTAAGTCTAAAGACAGGGAAGAGATCTCAGAGATCAAGAAGATGCATTCTCTGATTGAGAAATACCAACTCAAGGGTCAATTTAGATGGATCACAGCTCAAACAGATCGAACAAGAAACGGTGAACTTTACCGATCTATCGCGGATACAAGAGGTGCTTTTGTGCAGCCTGCACATTATGAAGCCTTTGGTCTTACTGTCATTGAAGCCATGAGCTGTGGTTTGGTCACATTCGCCACGAACCAAGGCGGTCCTGCTGAGATTATTGTGGATGGTGTCTCTGGTTTCCACATTGACCCGAGCAATGGAGAAGAATCAAGTGATAAGATTGCGGATTTCTTTGAGAAATCCGGTATGGATCCTGATTATTGGAATATGTTTTCGAATGAAGGGCTACAACGCATAAACGAATGGTAATAGTTCAAGTCATTCGGATAGTATTAGCTTCCAAATTTCAAGCTTAAAGCATCACAATACATGATCATATATGTGCAGCTATACATGGAAGATATATGCAAACAAAGTGATAAACATGGGGAGTACATATAGCTACTGGAGACATTTGAACAAAGATCAGAAACTGGCCAAACAAAGATATATCCATTCCTTCTACAATCTTCAATACCGAAATTTGGTAAAACTATtagtcttttatttttgttttcactttgtgtgaatgttttttttaaccatttgTTTAAAACAGGTGAAAACTATACCCATATTGAGTGATATTCCTGagcctcctcctcttcctccaaaGCCTTTGGTGAAACCATCAGCATCAAAAGGGTAAGTTAATTTACATTTAGAATCACTACGGATTATATAAGAGTAATATATTCatgttataaatttgtaaattttcttcatatttttacaGCTCGAAGCGAACACAGCCGCGATTGAGTTTCAGGTTGTTTGGTGCTTAAGCTCTCTTCTGAACAAGTGAGCTAATATCAGGAAAATCTGAAACATGTTGATGCTTCAGTTATATTTATACGCATTGTAGTTTCATGTGTAAGATACTCAAGTTGTGTGATTGCAAGTATAataaagggaaaaagaaacacaatgtatttgatttttacCATTGATTCTTAGTAGGTTTTGTATGATATTACTGATGTTAACATGTTGAAGTTGAAGGATTTGTTATCTTGAAGCTCAAGAAATCTGGGATTCAAGTATTATGGAACCAAACACGAGGATTAACCGAGACGAGATTAACATTTAGCTGTTGCAATACCTCTTATAAAGCACTTCCGATTAACATAAAATGTCAGAGAAGAAGCA includes:
- the SUS5 gene encoding sucrose synthase 5 (sucrose synthase 5 (SUS5); CONTAINS InterPro DOMAIN/s: Sucrose synthase, plant/cyanobacteria (InterPro:IPR012820), Sucrose synthase (InterPro:IPR000368), Glycosyl transferase, group 1 (InterPro:IPR001296); BEST Arabidopsis thaliana protein match is: sucrose synthase 6 (TAIR:AT1G73370.1); Has 35333 Blast hits to 34131 proteins in 2444 species: Archae - 798; Bacteria - 22429; Metazoa - 974; Fungi - 991; Plants - 531; Viruses - 0; Other Eukaryotes - 9610 (source: NCBI BLink).); translated protein: MEMTSGSLGNGIPEAMGQNRGNIKRCLEKYIENGRRVMKLNELMDEMEIVINDVTQRRRVMEGDLGKILCFTQEAVVIPPNVAFAVRGTPGNWQYVKVNSSNLSVEALSSTQYLKLKEFLFDENWANDENALEVDFGALDFTLPWLSLSSSIGNGLSFVSSKLGGRLNDNPQSLVDYLLSLEHQGEKLMMNETLNTARKLEMSLILADVFLSELPKDTPFQAFELRFKECGFEKGWGESAGRVKETMRILSEILQAPDPQNIDRFFARVPRIFNVVIFSVHGYFGQTDVLGLPDTGGQVVYILDQVKALEDELLQRINSQGLNFKPQILVVTRLIPDAKKTKCNQELEPIFGTKYSNILRIPFVTENGILRRWVSRFDIYPYLERFTKDATTKILDILEGKPDLIIGNYTDGNLVASLMANKLGITQATIAHALEKTKYEDSDIKWKEFDPKYHFSSQFTADLISMNSADFIIASTYQEIAGSKERAGQYESHMSFTVPGLYRVVSGINVFDPRFNIAAPGADDSIYFPFTAQDRRFTKFYTSIDELLYSQSENDEHIGYLVDKKKPIIFSMARLDVVKNLTGLTEWYAKNKRLRDLVNLVIVGGFFDASKSKDREEISEIKKMHSLIEKYQLKGQFRWITAQTDRTRNGELYRSIADTRGAFVQPAHYEAFGLTVIEAMSCGLVTFATNQGGPAEIIVDGVSGFHIDPSNGEESSDKIADFFEKSGMDPDYWNMFSNEGLQRINECYTWKIYANKVINMGSTYSYWRHLNKDQKLAKQRYIHSFYNLQYRNLVKTIPILSDIPEPPPLPPKPLVKPSASKGSKRTQPRLSFRLFGA
- the SUS5 gene encoding sucrose synthase 5, translating into MMNETLNTARKLEMSLILADVFLSELPKDTPFQAFELRFKECGFEKGWGESAGRVKETMRILSEILQAPDPQNIDRFFARVPRIFNVVIFSVHGYFGQTDVLGLPDTGGQVVYILDQVKALEDELLQRINSQGLNFKPQILVVTRLIPDAKKTKCNQELEPIFGTKYSNILRIPFVTENGILRRWVSRFDIYPYLERFTKDATTKILDILEGKPDLIIGNYTDGNLVASLMANKLGITQATIAHALEKTKYEDSDIKWKEFDPKYHFSSQFTADLISMNSADFIIASTYQEIAGSKERAGQYESHMSFTVPGLYRVVSGINVFDPRFNIAAPGADDSIYFPFTAQDRRFTKFYTSIDELLYSQSENDEHIGYLVDKKKPIIFSMARLDVVKNLTGLTEWYAKNKRLRDLVNLVIVGGFFDASKSKDREEISEIKKMHSLIEKYQLKGQFRWITAQTDRTRNGELYRSIADTRGAFVQPAHYEAFGLTVIEAMSCGLVTFATNQGGPAEIIVDGVSGFHIDPSNGEESSDKIADFFEKSGMDPDYWNMFSNEGLQRINECYTWKIYANKVINMGSTYSYWRHLNKDQKLAKQRYIHSFYNLQYRNLVKTIPILSDIPEPPPLPPKPLVKPSASKGSKRTQPRLSFRLFGA
- the SUS5 gene encoding sucrose synthase 5, with amino-acid sequence MRILSEILQAPDPQNIDRFFARVPRIFNVVIFSVHGYFGQTDVLGLPDTGGQVVYILDQVKALEDELLQRINSQGLNFKPQILVVTRLIPDAKKTKCNQELEPIFGTKYSNILRIPFVTENGILRRWVSRFDIYPYLERFTKDATTKILDILEGKPDLIIGNYTDGNLVASLMANKLGITQATIAHALEKTKYEDSDIKWKEFDPKYHFSSQFTADLISMNSADFIIASTYQEIAGSKERAGQYESHMSFTVPGLYRVVSGINVFDPRFNIAAPGADDSIYFPFTAQDRRFTKFYTSIDELLYSQSENDEHIGYLVDKKKPIIFSMARLDVVKNLTGLTEWYAKNKRLRDLVNLVIVGGFFDASKSKDREEISEIKKMHSLIEKYQLKGQFRWITAQTDRTRNGELYRSIADTRGAFVQPAHYEAFGLTVIEAMSCGLVTFATNQGGPAEIIVDGVSGFHIDPSNGEESSDKIADFFEKSGMDPDYWNMFSNEGLQRINECYTWKIYANKVINMGSTYSYWRHLNKDQKLAKQRYIHSFYNLQYRNLVKTIPILSDIPEPPPLPPKPLVKPSASKGSKRTQPRLSFRLFGA